Proteins encoded in a region of the Triplophysa dalaica isolate WHDGS20190420 chromosome 10, ASM1584641v1, whole genome shotgun sequence genome:
- the dbt gene encoding lipoamide acyltransferase component of branched-chain alpha-keto acid dehydrogenase complex, mitochondrial isoform X1: MAAVITVRGPFAFMRRLVSARLHKHCCSRVQAACLAYRPHSYSLTAGQQHRFFRTSYAAAGPIMQFKLSDIGEGIMEVTVKEWYVKVGDKVSQFDSICEVQSDKASVTITSRYDGIIRKLYYDIDAIANVGNPLVDIETDAGEVEGPQEDVVETPPMSQEEHTHQEIKGQKTQATPAVRRLATENNIKLSEVLATGKDGRILKEDILNFIAQQTGAILPPAPFQEIRPPPPATAVPSAPAAKPTTPAPSIPTPVITKPVFTGKDRTEPVKGFQKAMVKTMSSALKIPHFGYCDEVDLTQLVRLRSELKGLSESRGIKLSYMPFFIKAASLGLLHFPVLNASLDENCTNITYKAAHNIGLAMDTIQGLLVPNVKNVQMLSVFEIAVELNRLQTLGASGQLGASHLTGGTFTLSNIGSIGGTYAKPVILPPEVAIGALGKMQVLPRFNSKGDLVKAHIMNVSWSADHRIIDGATMCRFSNMWRSYLENPASMVLDLK, translated from the exons ATGGCGGCGGTCATCACCGTGCGGGGTCCATTCGCGTTTATGAGACGCCTG GTCTCTGCACGTCTGCACAAGCACTGCTGCTCGAGGGTCCAGGCAGCCTGCCTTGCATACCGTCCTCATTCGTATTCACTTACTGCTGGGCAACAGCATCGGTTCTTTCGCACAAGCTATG CTGCAGCAGGACCAATTATGCAGTTCAAGCTCTCAGATATTGGGGAGGGCATTATGGAGGTGACCGTTAAAGAATG GTATGTGAAAGTGGGTGATAAGGTGTCTCAGTTCGACAGCATCTGTGAAGTTCAAAGTGACAAAGCTTCAGTCACGATCACCAGCCGCTATGATGGAATCATTCGTAAACTCTACTACGATATTGATGCCATAGCCAACGTAGGAAATCCTCTGGTTGACATCGAAACGGATGCAGGGGAGG TGGAGGGACCTCAGGAGGATGTGGTGGAGACTCCGCCCATGTCTCAAGAGGAGCACACGCACCAAGAGATCAAGGGTCAGAAGACTCAGGCCACTCCAGCCGTGAGACGCTTAGCCACGGAGAACAAT ATTAAATTAAGTGAAGTTTTAGCCACTGGAAAGGACGGCCGTATTCTCAAAGAGGACATCCTCAACTTCATAGCCCAACAGACAGGGGCCATCTTACCCCCGGCCCCCTTCCAGGAGATTCGACCGCCCCCTCCCGCAACAGCTGTCCCTTCAGCTCCAGCTGCTAAACCGACGACGCCGGCACCAAGCATTCCCACTCCTGTCATCACCAAACCTGTGTTTACAGGCAAAGACCGCACTGAACCTGTGAAAG GTTTTCAGAAAGCCATGGTCAAGACGATGTCATCGGCTCTGAAGATTCCTCACTTTGGTTACTGCGATGAAGTGGATCTGACCCAATTGGTCCGATTGCGATCTGAGCTGAAGGGATTGTCTGAATCTCGAGGAATTAAACTCAGCTATATGCCTTTCTTCATTAAG GCTGCGTCACTCGGACTTCTCCACTTTCCCGTTCTCAATGCATCTTTGGATGAAAACTGCACAAATATCACCTACAAG GCTGCTCATAACATCGGACTGGCGATGGACACCATCCAAGGTCTTCTGGTGCCTAACGTGAAGAATGTCCAGATGCTCAGCGTCTTCGAAATCGCTGTGGAGCTCAACCGTTTGCAGACGCTGGGAGCGTCGGGGCAGCTGGGAGCTAGCCATCTCACGGGAGGAACGTTCACCCTCTCGAATATAGGATCG ATTGGAGGAACCTATGCAAAACCTGTTATATTACCTCCCGAGGTTGCTATCGGTGCTCTTGGGAAGATGCAG GTCCTTCCCCGATTCAACTCAAAGGGCGACTTAGTAAAAGCACACATCATGAATGTCAGCTGGTCTGCCGACCACAGAATCATCGACGGAGCCACCATGTGTCGTTTCTCCAACATGTGGAGATCCTACCTGGAGAACCCTGCTTCCATGGTTCTGGACCTTAAATAA
- the dbt gene encoding lipoamide acyltransferase component of branched-chain alpha-keto acid dehydrogenase complex, mitochondrial isoform X2 encodes MQFKLSDIGEGIMEVTVKEWYVKVGDKVSQFDSICEVQSDKASVTITSRYDGIIRKLYYDIDAIANVGNPLVDIETDAGEVEGPQEDVVETPPMSQEEHTHQEIKGQKTQATPAVRRLATENNIKLSEVLATGKDGRILKEDILNFIAQQTGAILPPAPFQEIRPPPPATAVPSAPAAKPTTPAPSIPTPVITKPVFTGKDRTEPVKGFQKAMVKTMSSALKIPHFGYCDEVDLTQLVRLRSELKGLSESRGIKLSYMPFFIKAASLGLLHFPVLNASLDENCTNITYKAAHNIGLAMDTIQGLLVPNVKNVQMLSVFEIAVELNRLQTLGASGQLGASHLTGGTFTLSNIGSIGGTYAKPVILPPEVAIGALGKMQVLPRFNSKGDLVKAHIMNVSWSADHRIIDGATMCRFSNMWRSYLENPASMVLDLK; translated from the exons ATGCAGTTCAAGCTCTCAGATATTGGGGAGGGCATTATGGAGGTGACCGTTAAAGAATG GTATGTGAAAGTGGGTGATAAGGTGTCTCAGTTCGACAGCATCTGTGAAGTTCAAAGTGACAAAGCTTCAGTCACGATCACCAGCCGCTATGATGGAATCATTCGTAAACTCTACTACGATATTGATGCCATAGCCAACGTAGGAAATCCTCTGGTTGACATCGAAACGGATGCAGGGGAGG TGGAGGGACCTCAGGAGGATGTGGTGGAGACTCCGCCCATGTCTCAAGAGGAGCACACGCACCAAGAGATCAAGGGTCAGAAGACTCAGGCCACTCCAGCCGTGAGACGCTTAGCCACGGAGAACAAT ATTAAATTAAGTGAAGTTTTAGCCACTGGAAAGGACGGCCGTATTCTCAAAGAGGACATCCTCAACTTCATAGCCCAACAGACAGGGGCCATCTTACCCCCGGCCCCCTTCCAGGAGATTCGACCGCCCCCTCCCGCAACAGCTGTCCCTTCAGCTCCAGCTGCTAAACCGACGACGCCGGCACCAAGCATTCCCACTCCTGTCATCACCAAACCTGTGTTTACAGGCAAAGACCGCACTGAACCTGTGAAAG GTTTTCAGAAAGCCATGGTCAAGACGATGTCATCGGCTCTGAAGATTCCTCACTTTGGTTACTGCGATGAAGTGGATCTGACCCAATTGGTCCGATTGCGATCTGAGCTGAAGGGATTGTCTGAATCTCGAGGAATTAAACTCAGCTATATGCCTTTCTTCATTAAG GCTGCGTCACTCGGACTTCTCCACTTTCCCGTTCTCAATGCATCTTTGGATGAAAACTGCACAAATATCACCTACAAG GCTGCTCATAACATCGGACTGGCGATGGACACCATCCAAGGTCTTCTGGTGCCTAACGTGAAGAATGTCCAGATGCTCAGCGTCTTCGAAATCGCTGTGGAGCTCAACCGTTTGCAGACGCTGGGAGCGTCGGGGCAGCTGGGAGCTAGCCATCTCACGGGAGGAACGTTCACCCTCTCGAATATAGGATCG ATTGGAGGAACCTATGCAAAACCTGTTATATTACCTCCCGAGGTTGCTATCGGTGCTCTTGGGAAGATGCAG GTCCTTCCCCGATTCAACTCAAAGGGCGACTTAGTAAAAGCACACATCATGAATGTCAGCTGGTCTGCCGACCACAGAATCATCGACGGAGCCACCATGTGTCGTTTCTCCAACATGTGGAGATCCTACCTGGAGAACCCTGCTTCCATGGTTCTGGACCTTAAATAA
- the rtca gene encoding RNA 3'-terminal phosphate cyclase — MAATTFEMDGSVMEGGGQILRVSVALSCIQGASIKINKIRAGRSTPGLRPQHLSGLELVRDMCDGNLEGATVGSCEITLTPGKIKGGNHIADTQTAGSVGLLMQVSLPCVLFAQGPSELCLKGGTNAEMAPQIDYTMKVFKPIVERFGIPFDCDLRMRGYYPKGGGEVVVKVTPVKELSPINMTERGNITKIYGRAFVAGVLPFKLAKDMSTAAVRTIRKEIKDLYINIQSLQEKDKACGNGNGIIIVAESSTGCIFAGSSLGKKGVYADKVGIEAAEMLLRNIRHNGCVDEFLQDQLIIFMALANGTSRIRTGPITLHTRTAIHVAEQLTNAKFVIHKAEDEQANNGTFIIECQGVGATNSSL; from the exons ATGGCCGCAACAACGTTCGAAATGGACGGAAGTGTAATGGAAGGG GGAGGACAGATTTTAAGGGTCTCTGTGGCGCTGAGTTGCATCCAAGGGGCgtcaatcaaaataaacaaaatccgAGCCGGTAGAAGCACACCGGGTTTGAG GCCTCAGCATCTGTCAGGTCTCGAGCTGGTGAGGGACATGTGTGACGGCAATCTGGAGGGAGCCACAGTGGGATCCTGCGAAATTACTCTCACTCCTGGGAAAATCAAGGGTGGCAATCACATCGCCGACACTCAGACGGCTGG AAGCGTTGGGCTGCTGATGCAGGTGTCTCTGCCCTGCGTCTTGTTTGCTCAGGGTCCATCAGAGCTCTGCCTGAAGGGTGGAACTAATGCTGAGATGGCACCTCAGATCGACTACACGATGAAG GTCTTCAAACCGATCGTGGAGCGATTCGGGATTCCGTTCGACTGCGATTTAAGAATGAG AGGATACTATCCCAAAGGAGGTGGAGAGGTTGTGGTCAAAGTGACCCCTGTAAAGGAGCTTAGTCCCATAAACATGACTGAAAGAGGAAACATCACCAAAATCTACGGCAGGGCATTCGTGGCTGGAGTTCTGCCATTCAAG TTGGCAAAGGACATGTCCACGGCGGCAGTACGCACTATCAGAAAAGAGATTAAGGACCTGTACATCAACATTCAGTCTTTGCAAGAAAAGGACAAGGCATGCGGCAATGGCAACGGCATTAT AATTGTTGCAGAATCATCCACTGGCTGCATATTTGCAGGGTCATCCCTTGGCAAAAAGG GTGTGTACGCTGACAAAGTGGGAATCGAAGCTGCCGAGATGTTGCTGAGAAACATCCGACACAATGGTTGCGTGGATGAGTTCTTGCAAGACCAG CTAATTATTTTCATGGCCCTGGCGAATGGCACATCTAGAATAAGGACCGGTCCAATCACTCTACATACGCGGACAGCAATCCACGTTGCCGAGCAGCTCACGAAC GCGAAATTTGTTATACACAAGGCCGAAGATGAGCAAGCTAACAACGGCACCTTCATTATCGAGTGCCAGGGAGTAGGTGCCACCAACTCGAGCTTGTAA